The Rheinheimera mangrovi genome contains the following window.
TTGGTTTGCGACCTGGGAAGGTGTGGCTCGCTATAACGGCCGTGAATTTAAAGTGTATGGTCGTGAACAGCAAACCGGCCTGCCGGATTCAGGCATCAGAGCTTTGCATTTAGATCCAAAAGGCCGCTTATTGTTAGGAGGCTCCCGGGGCGGTTTAGCATTACTGCAGGATCAGCAGTGGCGGTCTGTGGATCCAGTGTCAGCTTTGGTTAATGAAGTGCGGGGGGATGCAAAAGGGCAGCTTTGGGTAGGTACTGAAGGTGGAGGTTTATTTTGTCTGCAGAGGGATGGTTCACGCCAGCAATGGACAAGGCATCATGGCTTACCCAGCAATACCCTTTACAGCATGCTGCATGATGATAAAGATGGGCTGTGGCTGGGGACTGCTGAAGGTTTAGCTTATTTGCAGCAAGGCAAACTGAGTTCTGTTGAAAACAGCCCCAAGCTGCCCATTTTTGCTTTGGCGTTCTACAAAAACCAACTGTATTTGGGAACTGAGCGTGGCTTGTACCGGCAACAAGGTGAACACTTTGTCGTAGTGCAGTCAGAACTTCAACAAACAGCCATATCCAGACTATTGGTTGATCACCAGGATGATCTTTGGATTGGTACTGTTGAAGAGGGCGTTTTTCGTTTAAGTAACTATGGTTTAGAGCAGCTAACGGCCAAACATGGTATGCCAAACAACAGAGTGCTGGCGATTTATCAAGACAATGAACATAGCATTTGGTTAGGCACCAATGGGGGATTATTCCGTTTGCGTGATGCGCCTTTCGCCACATTAAGCACAGAACAGGGCCTGCCTGATAATTTTGTCCGTACAGTACTACAACATTCAGATGGCAGTATCTGGATAGGTACAGCGCGCGGCGTGGCGCGTTACCTGAACGGCAAGCTGTTGACAGAGCAAAACCTGCTGCCAGAACAATCAGTGTTGAGCCTGGCCGAAACCGCAAGGGGTGATGTACTGATTGGCACTTACTCTTCCGGAGTCTTTCAGTACAGCGACGGTAAGCTGACAAAATTGCTGGACCGCAGTTCAGGTTTATTATCCAACGAAGTTCGGGCTATTTTGCCTTTGCAGGAAGGTTCTATCTGGCTGGGTACAGCACAAGGCCTGAATCATTATCATGCTCAGCAGATGCAGAGTTACACCACAAGGGAAGGCTTAACGGCTGACTTTGTGGTGGCTTTGCATAAGATTGGTGATGTGCTCTGGATAGGCACAGGCACAGGTGTAACCCGCCTTGTGAACGGCAAGTTTGAGCCTTTGCCGTTGTCACAGCTCGATCAAACTGAATATGCCTTTGATTTTTTCGAACAAGCTGAACAACAGCTGCTGTGGTTGGCTACAGATCGTGGTTTAGCGCGTTATCGATTAGATACGGCTGAGTTGTCTCTGGTCGGCCGTAAGGCTGGTATGCCATTTGATAAAATTTTTCAGGTGCAAGCCGATTTACATGGCAATCTTTGGCTGAGCAGTAACAGAGGTATTTTACGCATCAGCCAGCAGAGCGCGAATGCTGTAGCTGATGGCACCGCTGCAAGAGTTGCATACGAGTTATATGGTGAAAGTGACGGCATGCTCAGTGCTCAGGCCAATGGCGGCTCAAATCCAGCCGCTATGTTGGCTCAGGATGGTTCTTTATGGTTTGCCACCGCTTCAGGCGTCAGCAGAGTACAGCCTGATCGTTTAGCTGGGTTTGCTGAAACAGTTCCGCCGGTCGTGTTGGAAGAGTTGCTGGTCAATGGCGTTACACAAAAAATCAGTGGCAGCATGGAGTTGCAACCCGATAGTGACAGAGTGGAATTACATTTTGCAGGTTTAGGTTATGTGATGCCTGACCGTATTCAATATCGCAGCAGATTGGTTGGTTTTGACGCCAACTGGCTGGATAGAGGGCAGCAAAACTTTGCGGAATACACCAATCTTGCGCCAGGGCGTTATGAGTTTTTAGTTCAGGCCGCGAACCCAGGCGGTGAATGGAGTAAAGCGGCTCGCATAGAATTGATTAAACATCCGCATTGGTGGCAAACCCGAAATTTTCAGTGGCTGAGCGCATTGTCAGTCCTGGCGGTTTTGTTGTTACTGTTGTATTGGCGTATGTCCAGCCTGCGCCATTCTCAGCAGCGTTTAAAGCGTCAGGTGGAGGAAAAAACTGCAGAGTTGCAGCAAAAGGCCAATAGCCTGCAGGCGGCAGATGAAGAAAAGTCAGCCTTGTTAGCCCAATTGCATCAACAAACTTTAGCCTTGGCATTACAGGCGCGACAGGATGGTTTGACTGGCCTCGCCAACCGCCGGGCTTTTGATGAAGTATTAAGTAAAGAATTTACCCGCTCTCAACGCTTGAAACAGCCGCTTGCTTTGGCATTTATCGATATCGATCACTTCAAAGTCATTAACGATACCTGGTCGCATAATGCCGGCGACCTGGCACTGGCGGCTATTGCTGAAAAAATCCGTCAGCATTCCCGCTCCGTCGACTGTGCCGCCCGTTGGGGGGGAGAAGAGTTTGCTTTGCTGATGCCATCCACCAGTCTGGAGCAGGCGCAACAGGTATGCGAACGCTTGCGTCTGGAGATTATGGCATTGGACTGGCTGGATATAGCGCAAGAACTCTGTATTACTGTCAGTATTGGTATTGCCATCAGTGACGAATTAACTGACGCCAAACAACTGCTGTTTTTAGCGGACCAAGCCTTGTATCAGGCAAAACAACAAGGCCGTAACAGAGTCTGCGCTGCCTGAGATCTCTGTTCAGCAATGTCAGTTTTCTGTTGCTTTGATTTCAATAATGGAATCTTCCTTCTGAAGTTCTCTGACCAGTTGCCATCGGTGGCAAAAAATGATGGCAATCTCTTGCTACCGGTGGCAAATGCGTTATTATGCTGTTTAAACAGACATAAATCAGATGATTTCCTCTGGCTTTATGCAGATAAAACAAAAATGGAATAACGGATGCTACGACCTGATCTGAAAAAACGTTTTTTACTCAAAGCTGGTATTGCCTCTGCGGCACTGCAGCCTTTACTGAATTTTCAAGTATCGGCAGCAGCCAAAGTTGTAGATCCAATCTGGGCTGTTGCAGAACAAATACTGCGGGATTTAAAACTTACATCCTTTCCACAGCGTGATTTTGTCATCACAGCTTTTGGCGCTCAGCAAAATCAACGTTGTGATGAGGCGATAGCCAAAGCCATAGCGGCTTGTCATCAAGCTGGTGGTGGTCGTGTCGTGGTGCCTGAAGGTGTTTGGTCGACGGGTCCTGTGCACTTAAAATCTAATGTAAATTTGCATCTGAAAAAAAACGCTGTTTTATCTTTTGTCACCGATCCGGACTCTTACTTGCCGCTAGTGTTTACCCGCTGGGAAGGGGTGGAGCTGATGGGCTTTTCGCCTCTGATTTATGCTTATCAGCAGCAGAATATTGCAGTAACAGGCGAAGGTATCCTGGAGGGCAATGCCAGTGGTGAAAACTGGTGGCCCTGGAAAGGAGTATGGAAACATACGCCATGGAAGCTGGATCCGGCAACGGACCAAAAGTCTGGCCGTGACCAGCTGTTTGCTATGGCGGAAGCTGGTGTACCTGTTGAAAAACGCATTCTGGACAATAACAGATTAAGGCCACCTTTTATTCAGCCATACCAGTGCGAACGAGTGTTGATTGAAGGTGTCACTATCCGTAACTCGCCGTTTTGGCTGATTAATCCTGTGCTCTGTAAAGATGTGGTGATACGTGGAGTGAACTGCGTCAGTTTTGGTCCTAATTCCGATGGCTGCGACCCTGAGTCCTGTCAGCGTGTACTGATCGAAAATTGCCTGTTTGATACAGGCGATGATTGTATCGCGTTAAAATCTGGCCGTAATGCCGATGGTCGTCGTTTGGCTACTCCGATTCAGCAGGTGGTGATCCAGGATTGCCTGATGAAATCCGGTCATGGTGGTGTCGTGATTGGCAGTGAAATCTCCGGTGGTGCCAAGCAAATATTTGCCCGGCGCTGTCGTATGAGCAGCCCTGATCTGGAACGGGGTTTACGTCTTAAAACCAACTCAGTTCGTGGCGGTTTAATTGAGCAAGTCGCAGTAGATGACATCGAAATTGGCGAAGTCAAAGACGCTATCGTCATCAATTTCTACTATGAAGAAGGTGATGCGGGTCAGTTTTTACCTCAAGTCAAGGATCTGAGTATCAGCAATTTCAGAGTAAAAAAAGCCCAGCGAGCTTTTGAAATTCGTGGTTTACCCCGAGCCGGTATCAGCGGGATCCGTATGACGGATGTCAGCTTTGGCCAGGCGAGCTTAGGTGTATTGCAACATACCAGTGATTTTAAACTGGAAAATGTCAGCCTGAATGGGAAAGCACTCACGACTGCTCAGCTCAAACAAAGCGAATAGTATTTTTTAACTTAATTTTGCCACCGATAGACAAGCTATGTAGCAGGTTGAAAATGACAGAACAAACAAAAGGTTGTAGCCCACATATTGCCGATCCGGCCGCTATTCAGTTGAGCCTGTTACAGGTGCATCCACGCGACAATGTGCTGGTGGTTTTACAGCCTTTAGCTTCAGGCGAGCCATTAATCGAACCCTGGCAACAGGTGCAGGCAAAAGAGGATATTCAGCCAGGCCATAAAGTGGCGTTGAAGCTGATTAAAAAAGGCGAAGCGGTGATCAAATATGGTTACGCCATAGGAGTAGCGCAGGACGATATTCCCTCTGGTAGCTGGGTGCATTCACATAATCTGAAAACCTTATTGTCTGATCAGATTGAATACCAGTACCACGGCTGCACGGCTGATGATTTAGCATTCCCTGCCGAATTGCCTACCCATTTTATGGGTTATCGCCGCGCCAATGGCCGGGTGGGTACCCGTAACGAGTTATGGATTTTAAATACAGTAGGTTGTGTCAATCGTGCGGCAATGAAAATAGCCGAAAAAGCCAATCAGCAATTTGCTGGTTTAACGGACGGCGTCTTTGCGTACACCCATCCTTTTGGCTGTTCTCAGTTAGGCGATGATTTAAACCATACCCGCGCTGTATTGGCTGGCCTGATGCAAAACCCCAATGCTGGTGCAGTGCTGGTGCTGGGTTTAGGCTGCGAAAACAATCAACTGGCGGCTTTACTTAAATCCTGCCCTGAACTGGATCAAAGTCGATTACGCTCTTTTAACGCCCAGCAAGTGGAAGACGAACTAGAGCAAGGCTTGGAAGCTGCGGCTGAACTTATTCAGCTGATGCAGCAAGATAAGCGCACTGCCTGTCCTGTGTCCGATTTAGTGGTCGGTATGAAATGTGGTGGCTCCGATGGTTTAAGTGGTTTAACAGCCAATCCACTGGTAGGCCGTATTGCCGATTTAGTCTGTGCTGCAGGCGGCAAAGTAGTGCTGACTGAAACTCCGGAGATGTTTGGCGCCGAACAAGTGTTGATGAGCCGTGCTGTCAATGAAACTGTGTTTTCCGACATAGTCACTTTGGTCAACGACTTTAAACAGTACTTTATCGACAACAAACAGCCCGTTTACGAAAACCCAAGCCCGGGCAATAAAGCCGGTGGTTTAACTACATTGGAAGAGAAATCCTTAGGCGCCATTCAGAAAGGTGGCTCTGCCAAAGTGACACAAGTGATCCCTTATGGCGCTTTAGTGCAGCAGCAAGGTTTAACTTTACTGCAAGGCCCCGGCAATGATGCGGTGTCGTCCACTGCTTTAGCAGCCAGTGGCGCGACCATGCTGCTGTTTACCACGGGCCGCGGCACACCGCTGGGGTTCCCTGTGCCTACGGTTAAAATTTCGTCTAACAGCGATTTAGCCAAACGTAAACCGCAATGGATAGATTTTGATGCCGGCGCTTTGTTGCAACAAGGCCAGAATGCGCAGGATTTTTCCTACCAGTTTTTCCGTCATCTGATCGATATCGCCTCAGGCAAGCAGACCCAAAACGAATTATCAGACAACAAAGAAATTGCCATTTGGAAAAATGGCGTGACCCTGTAAGGAATTTATATGGCCAACTTTAAACCTTTAGTACTTGATCAAGACAGATTATTCCCGGCCGATCCAACAGTTCGCGCCATAGCCCGACGTTTGTATGCCGGCATTAAAGACTTGCCTATTGTCAGCCCGCATGGCCATACCGACCCAAGCTGGTTTGCCAGCAATGCCAATTTTGATAATGCGACCAGCTTACTGCTGCTGCCGGATCATTATGTGTTCCGTATGCTGTACAGCCAGGGGATTTCGCTGGAATCTTTGGGTATCCGCACTAAAGACGGCACGCCGGTTGAAACGGATTACCGCAAAATTTTCCACACTTTTGCCAAAAATTATCATTTGTTCCGTGGCACGCCGTCACGCATTTGGCTCGACAGCGTATTTCACGATGTGTTTGGGTTAGAGCACGCATTAAACAGCGATACCGCCGATTTGTATTACGACAGCATCAACGAGCAGTTAGTGAAACCGGAATTTAAACCCCGTGCTTTGCTGGATAAATTTAATATTGAACTGATTGCGACTACCGAAGGCGCTGTGAATTCGCTGAAACACCATGCCGCTTTAAAAGGCACTGGTTATGAAAAACGGGTGATCACCACTTTCAGACCTGACGATGTGATAGACGCCGACCGTGCTGATTTTCTGGCCAATATCAAAAAACTGGCCGAACAAACAGGTCAGGACACGCATAGCTGGCAGGGCTATTTACGGGCCTTGCGTATTCGTCGGCAGTTTTTCCGCGATCACGGCGCTACCGCCACGGATCACGGTCACCCCACAGCCAAAACAGCCAATTTGTCAGAGCATGAAGCAAGCGCTTTGTTTCAGCTGTGTTTATCCGGTACTGCCAGCAAAGAGCAAACTGAGTTATTCCGCGGCCAAATGCTGACAGAAATGGCGGGCATGAGCATTGAAGATGGCATGACGATGCAAATTCACCCAGGTGCTTTCCGTAACCATAACCCGTCGATTTTTGAGCGTTTTGGTGCCGACAAAGGCGCGGATATTCCAAGTCCGACAGAGTTTGTCAGCAACTTAAAACCTCTGCTGGATAAATACGGCAACAATGCCGCTTTGAAAATTATTTTGTTCACCCTGGATGAAACCACTTATGCCCGTGAACTGGCGCCTTTGGCTGGCCATTACCCGGCATTAAAACTGGGACCAGCCTGGTGGTTCCATGACAGCCCTGAAGGTATGTTGCGTTTCCGTCATCAGGTCACTGAAACCGCAGGTTTCTACAACACCGTAGGCTTTAACGACGATACCCGTGCATTCTTGTCTATTCCGGCCCGCCATGATGTGGCACGTCGCATTGACTGCCGCTTTTTAGCTGGCTTGGTGGCTGAACATCGCTTAAACGAAGATGAAGCCCATGAACTGGCACAGCAGCTGACCTATCAGTTGGTAAAACAAGCCTATCAGTTGGACTAAGGGATTAAGCATGAGCATTGATATTCCTCGTTTACAGCCAGCGTTACTGGAACAGCTGCACGGCAAACTGAAATTGCCAGCCTATGACCCTTCCGCCACAGGCATAGGCATAGTGCATATTGGTCCTGGTGCTTTTTTTCGGGCGCATCAGGCCTGGTACACAGATCTCGCGCTGAAATACGGCGGTGACTGGGGTATTTCTGTGGTGTCGATGCGATCGAACGATTTAGCCAAAGCTTTAACACCGCAACAGGGTTTATACAGTCTGGTATTGCTGGATGAAAAAACAGAGTACCAGATGGTCGGTTCTATTCGTGAGCTGTTAGTGGCTGCAGAGCAGTACGAACAGGTGTTGCAGCGTTTAGCCGCACCCACCAGCTTTTATGTCACTTTAACCATCACAGAAAAAGGTTACTGCTTAAATACCTTGGGTGAGCTGGATTTAAATCACGCCGATATTCAGCACGATTTAGAAACTAACGTTAAAGCTCGTTCAGCTATAGGTTTGTTAGTGCAGGCGTTGGCTCTGCGGTTTGCCGCCAATGTGCCACCTTTTGTCGTGCTGAGCTGCGATAACCTGACCGACAACGGCCATAAACTCCGTAATGCTTTGCTTACTTTTGCACGGCAAAAGCAACCAGCTTTGGCCAACTGGCTGGAACAGCAGCTGTTATGTCCTTGCACTATGGTGGACAGCATTACGCCTGCCACAGATGAAATGCTACCGAAACAACTGGCGGCAGAGCTGGGTTATCAGGACAACTGGCCTATTAAACGCGAAAAATTCTGTCAGTGGGTGATTGAAGATGTTCTGCCTGCCCACAGACCTGCCTGGCATCAGGCCGGGGTGACTTACACTCAGGACGTCAAAGCCTTTGAAAAAGCCAAGCTGAGGTTACTCAATGCACCCCATTCGGCTTTGGCTTACTTAGGCTCTTTGTGTGGTTTGGACACTGTGTTTGATGCCATGCAGCAACCACAGTTACGCAGCTTTGTGCAAAAACTGGCACAAAAAGAGATTATCGGCTCCTTCCACGCGCCGGCTGAATTAAACCCGGCAGAGTACAGCGCTGATATTTTCCAGCGTTTTGATAACCCTGCTATCCGGCATTTGCTGGCTCAAATTGCATGGGATGGCTCGCAAAAACTGCCAATGCGGGTGTTTCCAATTATTCTGGATAACTTAGCCAGTGGTCGTTCTATTCAATTATTAAGTCTGGTGGTTGCCAGCTGGCTGCTGTTTATCCGGCTGCGTTATCAGCAACAACCTGATACGGCCTTAGTCGACCCCTTGGCTGCCACTTTATTAAATTGTGCTGCCACTTGTACTGGTGAGGCTCAGACTGACACTGCATTGTTTTTAGCCTTAGATCAGGTGTTTCCTCCTGCTTTGCAGCAGTCAGATGCCTTTAAAGCTGAACTAACGGCTGCCTATCAACAGCTTTGCCCTTTACTTTTATTATCTCAAGGCACAGATGTTGCCGCTTTTTTACAGGATATCGTTGAATGACCTCTTTATCTTCCTTACTCAAAGGCGGTTTGTTGCTGCCAATTATCCAGGCTGAACAACCAGCCCAGGCTGTGGCTATTGCTAAAGCGATGCAACAAGGTGGAGTCACAGCAGTGGAAGTGGTATTGCGCACTGCTGCGGCTTTAGATTGCATCAGCGCTATTCGTGCTGAAGTACCGGAGCTTTTAACAGGAGCAGGTACCATTTTATCGGCCAAAGACGCTAGGAATGCCAAAGCAGCTGGTGCACAGTTTCTGGTGAGTCCGGCCAGCACGCCGGAGTTACTCAAAGCCATGATCAATACCGAATTAGCGTTAGCGCCTGGTGTGGCTACTCCTTCTGAAATGGCGATGGCACTAGAGATGGGGTTAACTGAACTGAAGTTTTTCCCTGCGCATTTAGCCGGTGGTATTGACATGCTGAAAGCTTTGGCTGGTATATTTCAGCAGGTTAAATTTTGTCCGACAGGTGGCGTGCAGCTTAATAACCTGGCAGATTTTTTAGCTTTACCTAATGTGTTTGTCGCAGGTGGTTCCTGGTTGTCTCCTAAAGATCTGGTGCAACAGCAACACTGGGCTGCCATTACTGAATTAACCCGTCAGTCTGTTGTTGTGGCAGAACAAAGCCGGGTACGGCATAGCCAGGTGGCCTGAGGCTGAACTTAAGGATGCATCCATGAAACAAGTCATTATTTTTGGCGAATGTATGGTCGAGTTATTCCAGCTCGTGGATAACGTCTACCATCAGGCTTTTGCCGGAGATGTCTACAACACTGCTGTGTATTGCAAGCGCAGTGCACCAGTGCAGCTGAACCTGAAGTTTTTATCCGCAGTGGGCACTGATTTAGTCAGCGACAAACTGATTGCTCAACTGGAACAGGAAAAACTCGATAGCTCCCTGGTGCTTCGTACAAAAACAGCCCGGCCTGGTTTGTATATGATCAACACCGACTGTTTTGGTGAGCGTAGCTTTGTTTACTGGCGTGACAGCTCTGCGGCCAAACAAAGTCTTGCCTTGTTTCGTCAGCACAACACCATTGCCAATTTGTTGCCTGCGGATCTGTTTTATTTCTCAGGTATCAGTCTGGCTATTTTGTCGCTGGACGATCGTACTTATCTGTTTGCGCTGATTAAAGAGTTAAAAGCTCAGGGGGTACAAATTGTATTTGACCCAAACTACAGGCCCGCACTTTGGCCCGATGCCGAAATTTGCCGGGCTAATTTTGATCAGGCTTATGCCTTGTCTGATATAGCATTGCCTGGGCTGGACGACCATAAAGTGCTGTACGGCAGTACCTCTGCTGCCGATGTGTTGGTGCAACTGCAGAAGCTGGGCGTCAAAGAGATTATTGTCAAAAATGGTCCTGCCGGGGTGCTGGGCTATAGCGATGGCAACAGTTTCCAGAGTCCGGCCGTGCCTGTGAAGAAAGTCGTAGATACCACAGCAGCTGGAGACTCTTTTAATGGCGGCTATCTCGCAGGTCGCCTGAATGGCTTATCGCCTTTGGCCTCTTGCCAGTATGCCGCGGCTTTAGCCAGTTTTGTGGTAGAACACACCGGAGCTATTGTGACGAAAGAGCAATTCCGTAGTTTTTCCAGCCGTTTTAATTTAACTACATTTAGCTAAAAGGAAGTTTGTCATGTCTGCTGATCTGTCTTTGTATTTTCCAACCCAGGCTGAAATTCCGGCCCAGTGGCAACTCTCAGGTCAGATAGAGCAGCGTGACTATTTACTCAACGGCAAACTCTGTCAGTGGCAGGGCGATTTAGCGCCTGTCTATAGTCCGGTAGCGCTTAGAAATAGCGCAGGTGAACTGACCGCAACTTTATTAGGCGCGACGCCGTTAATGGACGAAACTGCGGCCAAAGCCGCTTTGGATGCAGCGCTTAAGGCTTATGATTTAGGCCGTGGTGTTTGGCCCTCTATGGCGGTGATGGAACGTGTGGTGGCCGTGGAGAAATTCCTTGCAGCTATGCTGCTGCAACGTGAGGCTGTGATCCGCTTATTGATGTGGGAAATTGGTAAACCTTTGCCTGATGCCGCCAAAGAGTTTGACCGCACCTGCGACTATATCCGCGATACGATACAAGCCTTAAAGCAACAGGACCGCAGCGCCAGCCACTTTGTGATAGAGCAGGGCACTTTAGGCAAAATACGCCGGGTTGCTGTAGGTGTCGCGCTTTGTATGGGGCCTTTTAACTACCCGCTCAATGAAACTTTTACTACCCTGATCCCGGCTTTGATCATGGGCAACACCGTTATTTTTAAACCTGCCAAATATGGTGTGTTATTAATCCAGCCTTTATTAAAAGCCTTTGCTGAAGCTTTTCCGCCGGGCGTTATAAACGTGATTTATGGGCGTGGACGCGAAACTGTTGGCGCTTTAATGGAAAGTGGCAGTGTCGACTTATTTGCTTTTATCGGCACCAATAAAGGCGCCAGCGACTTAAAAAAACTGCATCCACGGCCACATCGTCTGCGCGCAGTACTGGGATTAGATGCCAAAAATCCAGCCATAGTGTTGCCGGATGCCGATTTAAATCTAACGGTCAAAGAAGCCGTGATGGGAGCTTTGTCCTTTAATGGTCAGCGCTGCACAGCGTTAAAAATCTTTTTTGTACAGCGTTCTGTTGCTGATGCTTTTGTGCAAAAACTGTCAGAGGCCATCAGTGCTTTGCAACTGGGTTTACCCTGGACCGACAACGTGCAAATTACGCCTTTACCTGAGCCAGGCAAAGTCGATTTTTTACAAGGCTTAATAGCGGATGCTGTTGCCCACGGAGCTAAAGTCATCAATCCACGAGGCGGTCAAAGCTCAGGCTCGTTAATGCGTCCGGCTTTGTTGTATCCGGTTAATAGTCAGATGAGGTTGTATCAGGAAGAGCAGTTTGGCCCATTAGTGCCCGTAGTGCCTTATGACGATATCAACGAAGTGATCCATTATGTGATCCATTCAGATTACGGCCAGCAGCTGAGTATTTTTGGTCAGGACGCGCAACAAATAGG
Protein-coding sequences here:
- a CDS encoding mannitol dehydrogenase family protein; protein product: MSIDIPRLQPALLEQLHGKLKLPAYDPSATGIGIVHIGPGAFFRAHQAWYTDLALKYGGDWGISVVSMRSNDLAKALTPQQGLYSLVLLDEKTEYQMVGSIRELLVAAEQYEQVLQRLAAPTSFYVTLTITEKGYCLNTLGELDLNHADIQHDLETNVKARSAIGLLVQALALRFAANVPPFVVLSCDNLTDNGHKLRNALLTFARQKQPALANWLEQQLLCPCTMVDSITPATDEMLPKQLAAELGYQDNWPIKREKFCQWVIEDVLPAHRPAWHQAGVTYTQDVKAFEKAKLRLLNAPHSALAYLGSLCGLDTVFDAMQQPQLRSFVQKLAQKEIIGSFHAPAELNPAEYSADIFQRFDNPAIRHLLAQIAWDGSQKLPMRVFPIILDNLASGRSIQLLSLVVASWLLFIRLRYQQQPDTALVDPLAATLLNCAATCTGEAQTDTALFLALDQVFPPALQQSDAFKAELTAAYQQLCPLLLLSQGTDVAAFLQDIVE
- a CDS encoding sugar kinase, whose protein sequence is MKQVIIFGECMVELFQLVDNVYHQAFAGDVYNTAVYCKRSAPVQLNLKFLSAVGTDLVSDKLIAQLEQEKLDSSLVLRTKTARPGLYMINTDCFGERSFVYWRDSSAAKQSLALFRQHNTIANLLPADLFYFSGISLAILSLDDRTYLFALIKELKAQGVQIVFDPNYRPALWPDAEICRANFDQAYALSDIALPGLDDHKVLYGSTSAADVLVQLQKLGVKEIIVKNGPAGVLGYSDGNSFQSPAVPVKKVVDTTAAGDSFNGGYLAGRLNGLSPLASCQYAAALASFVVEHTGAIVTKEQFRSFSSRFNLTTFS
- a CDS encoding UxaA family hydrolase, yielding MTEQTKGCSPHIADPAAIQLSLLQVHPRDNVLVVLQPLASGEPLIEPWQQVQAKEDIQPGHKVALKLIKKGEAVIKYGYAIGVAQDDIPSGSWVHSHNLKTLLSDQIEYQYHGCTADDLAFPAELPTHFMGYRRANGRVGTRNELWILNTVGCVNRAAMKIAEKANQQFAGLTDGVFAYTHPFGCSQLGDDLNHTRAVLAGLMQNPNAGAVLVLGLGCENNQLAALLKSCPELDQSRLRSFNAQQVEDELEQGLEAAAELIQLMQQDKRTACPVSDLVVGMKCGGSDGLSGLTANPLVGRIADLVCAAGGKVVLTETPEMFGAEQVLMSRAVNETVFSDIVTLVNDFKQYFIDNKQPVYENPSPGNKAGGLTTLEEKSLGAIQKGGSAKVTQVIPYGALVQQQGLTLLQGPGNDAVSSTALAASGATMLLFTTGRGTPLGFPVPTVKISSNSDLAKRKPQWIDFDAGALLQQGQNAQDFSYQFFRHLIDIASGKQTQNELSDNKEIAIWKNGVTL
- the uxaC gene encoding glucuronate isomerase, whose product is MANFKPLVLDQDRLFPADPTVRAIARRLYAGIKDLPIVSPHGHTDPSWFASNANFDNATSLLLLPDHYVFRMLYSQGISLESLGIRTKDGTPVETDYRKIFHTFAKNYHLFRGTPSRIWLDSVFHDVFGLEHALNSDTADLYYDSINEQLVKPEFKPRALLDKFNIELIATTEGAVNSLKHHAALKGTGYEKRVITTFRPDDVIDADRADFLANIKKLAEQTGQDTHSWQGYLRALRIRRQFFRDHGATATDHGHPTAKTANLSEHEASALFQLCLSGTASKEQTELFRGQMLTEMAGMSIEDGMTMQIHPGAFRNHNPSIFERFGADKGADIPSPTEFVSNLKPLLDKYGNNAALKIILFTLDETTYARELAPLAGHYPALKLGPAWWFHDSPEGMLRFRHQVTETAGFYNTVGFNDDTRAFLSIPARHDVARRIDCRFLAGLVAEHRLNEDEAHELAQQLTYQLVKQAYQLD
- a CDS encoding ligand-binding sensor domain-containing diguanylate cyclase, coding for MFTFTNFINFLHNKKFSVACTALLLSLFLSLSFSASAATAALTDYFRESWSTRQGLPHNTINSISQTPDGYLWFATWEGVARYNGREFKVYGREQQTGLPDSGIRALHLDPKGRLLLGGSRGGLALLQDQQWRSVDPVSALVNEVRGDAKGQLWVGTEGGGLFCLQRDGSRQQWTRHHGLPSNTLYSMLHDDKDGLWLGTAEGLAYLQQGKLSSVENSPKLPIFALAFYKNQLYLGTERGLYRQQGEHFVVVQSELQQTAISRLLVDHQDDLWIGTVEEGVFRLSNYGLEQLTAKHGMPNNRVLAIYQDNEHSIWLGTNGGLFRLRDAPFATLSTEQGLPDNFVRTVLQHSDGSIWIGTARGVARYLNGKLLTEQNLLPEQSVLSLAETARGDVLIGTYSSGVFQYSDGKLTKLLDRSSGLLSNEVRAILPLQEGSIWLGTAQGLNHYHAQQMQSYTTREGLTADFVVALHKIGDVLWIGTGTGVTRLVNGKFEPLPLSQLDQTEYAFDFFEQAEQQLLWLATDRGLARYRLDTAELSLVGRKAGMPFDKIFQVQADLHGNLWLSSNRGILRISQQSANAVADGTAARVAYELYGESDGMLSAQANGGSNPAAMLAQDGSLWFATASGVSRVQPDRLAGFAETVPPVVLEELLVNGVTQKISGSMELQPDSDRVELHFAGLGYVMPDRIQYRSRLVGFDANWLDRGQQNFAEYTNLAPGRYEFLVQAANPGGEWSKAARIELIKHPHWWQTRNFQWLSALSVLAVLLLLLYWRMSSLRHSQQRLKRQVEEKTAELQQKANSLQAADEEKSALLAQLHQQTLALALQARQDGLTGLANRRAFDEVLSKEFTRSQRLKQPLALAFIDIDHFKVINDTWSHNAGDLALAAIAEKIRQHSRSVDCAARWGGEEFALLMPSTSLEQAQQVCERLRLEIMALDWLDIAQELCITVSIGIAISDELTDAKQLLFLADQALYQAKQQGRNRVCAA
- the eda gene encoding bifunctional 4-hydroxy-2-oxoglutarate aldolase/2-dehydro-3-deoxy-phosphogluconate aldolase, with the translated sequence MTSLSSLLKGGLLLPIIQAEQPAQAVAIAKAMQQGGVTAVEVVLRTAAALDCISAIRAEVPELLTGAGTILSAKDARNAKAAGAQFLVSPASTPELLKAMINTELALAPGVATPSEMAMALEMGLTELKFFPAHLAGGIDMLKALAGIFQQVKFCPTGGVQLNNLADFLALPNVFVAGGSWLSPKDLVQQQHWAAITELTRQSVVVAEQSRVRHSQVA
- a CDS encoding glycoside hydrolase family 28 protein, with the translated sequence MLRPDLKKRFLLKAGIASAALQPLLNFQVSAAAKVVDPIWAVAEQILRDLKLTSFPQRDFVITAFGAQQNQRCDEAIAKAIAACHQAGGGRVVVPEGVWSTGPVHLKSNVNLHLKKNAVLSFVTDPDSYLPLVFTRWEGVELMGFSPLIYAYQQQNIAVTGEGILEGNASGENWWPWKGVWKHTPWKLDPATDQKSGRDQLFAMAEAGVPVEKRILDNNRLRPPFIQPYQCERVLIEGVTIRNSPFWLINPVLCKDVVIRGVNCVSFGPNSDGCDPESCQRVLIENCLFDTGDDCIALKSGRNADGRRLATPIQQVVIQDCLMKSGHGGVVIGSEISGGAKQIFARRCRMSSPDLERGLRLKTNSVRGGLIEQVAVDDIEIGEVKDAIVINFYYEEGDAGQFLPQVKDLSISNFRVKKAQRAFEIRGLPRAGISGIRMTDVSFGQASLGVLQHTSDFKLENVSLNGKALTTAQLKQSE